One part of the Chthoniobacterales bacterium genome encodes these proteins:
- a CDS encoding circadian clock KaiB family protein: MSVPPTFKFRLYVAGDGPNSIQAIDNLRILCREYLAERHEIEIVDVLTDQARALQDGVMMTPLLVKLSPQPVRKVIGNLSHRENLLQGLGLPASSPQ; this comes from the coding sequence ATGAGCGTTCCTCCCACATTCAAGTTCCGTCTCTATGTAGCCGGCGACGGGCCAAATTCCATTCAAGCCATCGACAATCTGCGCATCCTTTGCCGCGAATATCTGGCCGAACGGCACGAGATCGAAATCGTGGATGTGCTCACCGACCAAGCCCGGGCGTTGCAGGACGGGGTGATGATGACTCCATTATTGGTAAAACTTTCTCCCCAGCCCGTCCGTAAAGTCATTGGCAACCTCAGCCATCGCGAGAACCTGCTGCAAGGGTTGGGGTTACCCGCTAGTTCCCCCCAATGA